A stretch of the Bradyrhizobium arachidis genome encodes the following:
- a CDS encoding chemotaxis protein CheW translates to MAESAQYVTLGVGDERFALPVERVREILQMQPIARMPNAPACFLGMIDVRGQGVPVVDLRLKLGLERGEDTETTRIIVLQVTVGGRELTLGLKTDRVFEVTELDGNHLEPPPEIGTSWSSNCITGIGRRNGAFVTVFDLGSLLAASDVAVMERAA, encoded by the coding sequence ATGGCAGAAAGTGCACAATACGTCACGCTTGGCGTTGGCGACGAACGCTTCGCCTTGCCGGTGGAGCGGGTGCGGGAGATCCTTCAGATGCAGCCGATTGCACGGATGCCCAACGCTCCGGCGTGCTTTCTCGGCATGATCGACGTGCGCGGCCAGGGGGTGCCGGTGGTCGATCTTCGATTGAAGCTAGGCCTCGAGAGGGGCGAGGATACCGAGACCACGCGCATCATCGTCCTGCAGGTCACCGTCGGAGGGCGCGAGCTCACGCTTGGACTCAAGACGGACCGGGTCTTCGAGGTCACGGAACTCGACGGAAATCATCTCGAGCCGCCGCCGGAGATCGGGACGAGCTGGAGCTCCAATTGCATTACCGGAATCGGGCGGCGCAACGGTGCGTTCGTGACTGTGTTTGATCTGGGCAGCCTGCTCGCCGCTTCCGACGTTGCCGTCATGGAGCGGGCAGCCTGA
- a CDS encoding protein-glutamate O-methyltransferase CheR: protein MSQVLRRIEPAYEPSPADRLTDREFAQIARLVTDHVGIKLPPAKRMMVEGRLRRRMRLLGHNSLSAYCAYLFDQGGLREEFPYLIDAVTTNKTDFFREAEHFSCLEHEIMPKLLKLRRPGERPTIKLWSAASSTGAEAYTMAMVMADIAERSNGLNYEILGTDISTEVLVQAKLAIYPKDMIAPVPPSMRDRYVMFGSASSRQGEVRIVPELRRKVRFARLNLMDERYPFDCEMDVIFVRNVLIYFDKPTQEAVAGRLASHLRPGGFLIFGHSESVIGSSLPLRQCAPAVFQRV, encoded by the coding sequence ATGTCACAAGTCCTTCGTCGTATTGAGCCCGCGTATGAGCCGTCCCCGGCGGATCGCCTGACGGACAGGGAGTTCGCGCAAATCGCTCGTCTGGTTACCGACCACGTCGGAATCAAGTTGCCGCCCGCAAAGCGGATGATGGTCGAGGGACGGCTGCGCCGGCGCATGCGACTTCTCGGCCACAACAGCCTCTCAGCCTACTGTGCGTATCTGTTCGATCAGGGGGGGCTCAGGGAGGAGTTCCCTTACCTCATCGATGCGGTGACCACGAACAAGACCGACTTCTTCCGCGAAGCGGAGCACTTTTCATGTCTCGAGCACGAGATCATGCCGAAGCTGCTGAAGCTGCGCAGGCCCGGCGAGCGGCCGACAATCAAGCTCTGGAGCGCGGCGAGCTCGACGGGAGCTGAAGCCTATACGATGGCGATGGTCATGGCCGATATCGCCGAGCGGAGCAATGGACTCAATTACGAGATTCTGGGCACGGACATTTCGACCGAGGTGCTCGTCCAGGCGAAACTCGCGATCTATCCGAAGGACATGATTGCACCGGTGCCCCCGTCGATGCGCGATCGCTACGTCATGTTTGGCAGCGCATCGTCGCGCCAGGGAGAGGTTCGCATCGTGCCCGAACTGCGGCGCAAGGTGCGGTTCGCCCGTCTCAACCTGATGGACGAGCGCTACCCGTTCGATTGCGAAATGGATGTGATTTTCGTGCGCAACGTCCTCATCTATTTCGACAAGCCTACGCAGGAAGCGGTCGCGGGCCGTCTGGCCAGCCACCTGCGACCCGGCGGCTTCCTGATCTTCGGTCACTCGGAATCGGTGATCGGCTCGAGCCTGCCGCTGCGCCAGTGTGCGCCTGCGGTGTTCCAGCGCGTCTGA
- a CDS encoding chemotaxis response regulator protein-glutamate methylesterase — MGSTQTNTTDRSFAKRKIRVLVVDDSASVRKALCDIIASDADLEVMATASDPYIAAERIRQEIPDVILLDIEMPRMDGLTFMRKIMAQRPIPVVICSSLTEEGSETTIKALEAGAVDVVSKPRMNTAEFLQESRMRICDVLRAAAHSRLSSRARAVVPVRVEARHTADVILPPVIPGRATAPLTDPIICIGASTGGTEALRDILVALPAATPGIVIVQHMPEKFTAAFARRLDSLCAMSIREAAEGDAVLPGTVLIAPGNHHMLLERAGRQYRVAIKDGPPVSRHRPSVDVLFRSAAQAAGSNAVGVILTGMGDDGARGLLEMKAAGARTIAQDEESCIVFGMPKEAIQRGAANKVLPLDRIAHEMVHEARRGRGAA; from the coding sequence ATGGGCAGCACGCAGACCAACACAACAGATCGCTCTTTCGCAAAACGAAAAATTCGCGTCCTGGTCGTCGACGATTCCGCCTCCGTCCGGAAGGCGCTCTGTGACATCATCGCGAGCGACGCCGATCTGGAAGTCATGGCGACGGCGTCGGATCCCTATATTGCCGCCGAACGCATCCGGCAGGAGATTCCCGATGTCATCCTGCTGGACATCGAGATGCCGCGGATGGATGGGCTGACGTTCATGCGCAAGATCATGGCGCAGCGGCCGATACCGGTGGTGATCTGCTCTTCGCTGACCGAGGAAGGCTCGGAGACGACCATCAAGGCCCTCGAGGCCGGAGCGGTGGACGTCGTGTCGAAGCCGCGAATGAATACTGCGGAGTTCCTGCAGGAATCGCGCATGCGAATCTGCGATGTGCTCCGCGCTGCGGCACATTCGCGTCTGTCGTCTCGGGCTCGAGCCGTGGTGCCCGTTCGGGTCGAGGCCAGGCACACGGCCGACGTCATCCTTCCTCCCGTCATCCCGGGGCGCGCGACGGCGCCGCTGACCGACCCGATTATCTGTATCGGCGCGTCGACCGGAGGCACCGAAGCCCTGCGTGACATCCTCGTTGCCCTTCCGGCGGCGACGCCGGGAATCGTCATCGTGCAGCACATGCCGGAAAAGTTCACGGCAGCGTTCGCCAGGCGGTTGGACTCGTTGTGTGCGATGTCGATCAGGGAAGCTGCCGAAGGGGATGCCGTCCTGCCGGGTACGGTGCTGATCGCACCGGGCAACCATCACATGTTGCTGGAGCGCGCCGGTCGCCAATATCGTGTGGCGATCAAGGACGGGCCTCCGGTGTCGCGCCACCGACCGTCCGTCGATGTGTTATTCCGCTCCGCGGCCCAGGCGGCCGGCTCGAACGCCGTCGGCGTCATCCTCACCGGCATGGGAGACGATGGGGCTCGTGGATTGCTCGAGATGAAAGCGGCCGGCGCGAGGACGATCGCGCAGGACGAAGAAAGCTGCATTGTGTTCGGGATGCCGAAGGAGGCGATCCAGCGCGGTGCCGCCAACAAGGTCCTTCCGCTTGATCGCATCGCTCACGAGATGGTTCACGAAGCGCGCCGCGGAAGGGGAGCGGCGTGA
- a CDS encoding globin-coupled sensor protein, giving the protein MIQNETRQRLAFSQIDERALADLRQSKDLILRHLRAQLDICYDHYAGFERTSHLVKSRDQITDTKAMYAEHWDLMLDGTFDEAYEASATRIGELIYARVGFELCWYIAGYGLVLSETLQALADGPSGVFDRRARQKKADLQRAIVKAVTFDMSMVISGYMEARRRGRGEALQRLADDFDEAIGGTATIVSSSASELEASASSLTATAGDTQRRSGEVASTFEHVSESVQAVAAAAEQLASSVEEIGRQVHAASKIATAAVDHASKTDARINELSQAAERVGDVVRLITSIAERTNLLALNATIEAAKAGEAGRGFAIVASEVKALAAQTSKATEEVGVQIVAMQAATNDSIAALKEIGATIGNISEISTAIAAAVEEQGAATREISRNVHQAAQGTQEVAANFVDVNNGAAEVEAATAQLLSSAQALAGEGGHLEGEVQGFLSRIRAA; this is encoded by the coding sequence ATGATACAGAATGAGACCAGGCAACGGCTCGCATTCAGTCAGATCGATGAGCGGGCCCTGGCGGACCTGCGGCAGTCGAAGGACCTGATCCTGCGGCATCTGCGGGCGCAGCTCGACATATGCTACGATCATTACGCCGGCTTCGAGCGGACCTCCCATCTGGTCAAGAGCCGCGATCAAATCACGGATACCAAGGCGATGTACGCCGAGCACTGGGACCTCATGCTCGACGGGACGTTCGATGAGGCCTACGAAGCCTCGGCCACCCGGATCGGCGAGTTGATCTATGCGAGGGTCGGCTTCGAACTGTGCTGGTATATCGCCGGCTACGGCCTGGTGCTCTCGGAGACATTGCAAGCCCTGGCTGACGGCCCGTCGGGAGTATTCGACCGGCGTGCCAGGCAGAAGAAGGCGGATCTCCAGAGGGCAATCGTCAAGGCCGTGACGTTCGACATGAGCATGGTCATTTCCGGCTACATGGAGGCACGCCGACGCGGGCGCGGCGAGGCGTTGCAGCGACTGGCCGACGATTTCGACGAGGCAATCGGCGGGACTGCGACCATCGTGTCATCATCGGCGAGTGAGCTGGAAGCGTCGGCCTCATCGCTGACGGCGACGGCCGGCGACACCCAGCGTCGGTCGGGAGAGGTGGCTTCAACGTTCGAACATGTCTCGGAGAGCGTCCAGGCGGTTGCTGCAGCGGCCGAGCAGCTGGCGAGCTCCGTGGAGGAGATCGGACGACAAGTGCATGCGGCGAGCAAGATTGCGACCGCGGCTGTCGATCACGCATCGAAGACCGATGCGCGTATCAACGAACTGTCCCAGGCGGCAGAGCGGGTTGGCGACGTGGTCAGGCTGATCACCTCGATCGCCGAGCGCACCAACCTGCTGGCGCTCAATGCAACGATCGAGGCTGCGAAAGCAGGCGAGGCCGGACGAGGCTTCGCCATCGTCGCCTCCGAGGTGAAGGCGCTGGCGGCTCAGACGTCGAAGGCGACAGAGGAGGTCGGCGTACAGATCGTTGCAATGCAGGCCGCGACCAATGATTCGATTGCGGCGCTCAAGGAGATTGGTGCGACGATCGGCAACATCTCGGAGATTTCGACGGCGATCGCGGCTGCGGTCGAGGAGCAGGGGGCGGCGACCCGGGAAATATCGCGCAACGTGCATCAGGCTGCGCAGGGTACCCAGGAGGTGGCCGCAAACTTTGTCGATGTCAACAACGGTGCAGCCGAGGTCGAGGCCGCGACCGCCCAGTTGCTGTCATCCGCGCAGGCGCTCGCGGGAGAAGGTGGCCATCTGGAGGGTGAGGTGCAGGGCTTCCTGTCGAGGATACGTGCGGCGTAA
- a CDS encoding EAL domain-containing protein: MEGKAISRMFAALSATNEAILRARSEDELHQRVCDAAVLGGKLLGAATFVAKSDGLLHCVALAGADFLAHFPKAVDPAQAQQGLCVIAFRTGRTIATNDYMNDRRMRLYRDAAFRLGVRSAVAIPIRRAGQVCGALCFFLRQTGGLSRHVVGVLERMAENVSFGLDRFGQVEQSEQLAKQNRRLFSAMNNIVSQGVALLDERGRLVMYNERCRQIFGLPPELTTPGTSLRRIAEFIKAEGSTLDEPAGYLQAAREQIAVKGRYECVVRMTDGRSIRVLSEQLRDGGYISLHEDITESLRQQASFRLLFDNNPVPMGVFEYGTWKFIAVNDAAVDLYGYTREEFLERAVTDFAVVADPDAYLKMLEALPLAERDGVIVKHRRADGRVLNVKIFSHALTYDGRPARLAASIDVTDQLRAEREIRRARGFLDAVIENIPMPVVVKAPKQADAQVGDWAYTLLNGAAEKLFGVTREKWIGRTPAEVQSAASVSIISKLDQEALTSGAAVTSEVSSAKLRGSMRTVKSYSTAIRDDRGRAEYLVAVFEDVTEQRRASERIAYFAHHDSLTGLPNRVAFDEFFPRALDASNGCGGELVVMCLDLDGFKDINDQYGHAAGDEVLRGITGRLRAAAEEGAFLARVGGDEFVLLWQNVGGAGKAGELAQRLIAASKTEFDVEGMKLRVGLSIGIAVSPMHGADCKTLLANADIALYQAKNEQRGTIRHFSKAMDSQVREERALRADLQRALEKGELHLHYQPQVDMDREVIGYEALLRWRSAARGDVSPMTFVPLAEETGLIVPIGEWVLREACGEAASWSGRTKVAVNISPRQIKGGDLPGLVQRVLVDSGLPASRLELEITESVFIDDFTRALSTLMRLKALGVDIALDDFGTGYSSLSYLHAFPFDRIKVDRSFVADLGTNERSDAIMRAIVTMAKSLGIPVLAEGVETEQQWSWLSELGCDAVQGYLIGRPQPPHAISRGVTRVQAQN; this comes from the coding sequence TTGGAAGGGAAGGCCATCTCGCGGATGTTCGCCGCGCTGAGCGCCACGAACGAAGCCATCCTGCGCGCTCGGTCTGAGGACGAACTCCATCAGCGCGTATGCGATGCCGCGGTTCTCGGCGGCAAGTTGCTCGGCGCGGCGACGTTCGTCGCGAAGAGTGACGGCCTGTTGCATTGCGTCGCGCTCGCAGGCGCGGATTTCCTGGCTCATTTTCCCAAGGCGGTCGATCCTGCCCAGGCGCAGCAAGGACTTTGCGTCATTGCCTTCCGGACGGGCCGCACGATTGCGACCAACGACTACATGAACGACCGCCGGATGCGGCTCTATCGCGACGCCGCTTTCCGGCTCGGAGTACGGTCGGCTGTCGCGATTCCCATCAGGCGGGCAGGCCAGGTCTGCGGCGCCCTGTGTTTCTTCCTCCGCCAGACCGGCGGGCTCTCTCGTCACGTCGTAGGCGTGCTGGAACGGATGGCCGAGAATGTTTCGTTCGGCCTGGACCGCTTTGGGCAGGTCGAGCAGAGCGAGCAACTCGCCAAGCAGAACAGGCGGCTGTTCTCCGCGATGAACAACATCGTCTCTCAGGGGGTGGCGCTGCTGGACGAGCGCGGGCGCCTGGTGATGTACAACGAGCGTTGCAGGCAGATCTTTGGTCTGCCACCCGAACTGACGACGCCGGGGACGTCGCTGCGTCGCATTGCCGAATTCATCAAGGCGGAAGGCTCCACTCTTGACGAACCGGCCGGCTATCTCCAGGCCGCACGCGAGCAGATTGCCGTGAAGGGCCGCTACGAATGCGTCGTCCGGATGACTGACGGTCGCTCGATTCGCGTCCTCAGCGAGCAACTCAGGGATGGTGGCTACATCTCGCTTCACGAGGACATCACCGAAAGCCTGCGTCAACAAGCGTCATTCAGGCTGTTGTTCGACAACAATCCCGTCCCCATGGGGGTGTTCGAATACGGCACGTGGAAGTTCATTGCGGTGAACGACGCGGCTGTCGACCTATATGGTTACACAAGAGAGGAGTTTCTCGAACGGGCCGTCACGGACTTCGCTGTGGTTGCCGACCCCGATGCCTATCTCAAGATGCTCGAGGCACTGCCCTTGGCTGAACGGGATGGGGTGATCGTCAAGCATCGACGAGCGGACGGCCGGGTGCTCAACGTCAAGATCTTTTCCCACGCACTAACTTACGACGGCCGGCCTGCACGTCTTGCGGCCTCCATCGACGTTACGGACCAATTGCGTGCAGAACGAGAGATCCGACGTGCGAGAGGTTTTCTCGATGCCGTTATCGAAAATATTCCGATGCCGGTCGTCGTCAAGGCACCAAAGCAGGCAGACGCCCAGGTAGGTGACTGGGCCTATACTCTGCTGAACGGTGCAGCCGAGAAACTCTTCGGCGTTACGCGGGAGAAGTGGATCGGCAGGACGCCGGCAGAGGTGCAGAGCGCAGCGAGCGTGAGCATCATAAGCAAGCTGGATCAAGAGGCCCTGACGTCTGGTGCTGCGGTTACGTCAGAAGTTTCGAGCGCCAAGCTGAGGGGATCGATGCGAACGGTGAAGTCCTATAGCACGGCTATCCGGGACGATCGCGGACGTGCCGAATACCTCGTGGCCGTGTTCGAGGACGTCACCGAGCAGCGGCGGGCTTCCGAGCGCATCGCCTACTTCGCCCATCACGACAGTCTGACCGGCCTGCCGAACCGTGTGGCCTTCGACGAATTCTTCCCGCGTGCCCTCGACGCCTCAAATGGCTGCGGGGGCGAGCTGGTCGTGATGTGTCTCGATCTGGACGGCTTCAAGGATATCAATGATCAATATGGTCATGCCGCCGGCGACGAAGTCCTCAGAGGGATAACCGGGCGCCTGCGTGCTGCCGCCGAGGAAGGCGCATTCCTGGCGCGCGTCGGCGGGGACGAGTTCGTTCTCCTCTGGCAGAACGTCGGAGGCGCGGGGAAGGCGGGTGAACTGGCGCAGCGGCTGATTGCAGCCTCCAAGACCGAGTTTGACGTTGAAGGCATGAAACTTCGGGTCGGCCTCAGTATTGGAATTGCCGTCTCTCCGATGCACGGAGCGGACTGCAAGACGCTCCTCGCCAACGCGGATATTGCCCTCTACCAGGCAAAGAATGAGCAGCGCGGGACCATCCGACACTTCAGTAAGGCGATGGACAGCCAGGTGCGAGAGGAACGGGCGCTGAGAGCGGACCTGCAGCGCGCGCTGGAGAAGGGCGAACTCCACCTGCATTATCAGCCTCAGGTCGACATGGACCGCGAGGTCATCGGATATGAAGCGTTGCTGCGCTGGCGTTCGGCCGCGCGCGGGGACGTTTCGCCCATGACCTTCGTCCCGCTGGCGGAAGAGACCGGGCTCATTGTTCCGATCGGCGAATGGGTATTGCGAGAAGCATGTGGTGAGGCCGCCTCATGGTCTGGAAGAACCAAGGTGGCGGTCAACATTTCTCCACGGCAGATCAAGGGCGGCGATCTTCCGGGGCTGGTGCAGCGCGTCTTGGTGGACAGCGGCCTGCCCGCATCCCGCCTCGAACTCGAGATCACCGAAAGCGTGTTCATCGATGATTTCACGCGCGCATTGTCGACCTTGATGAGGTTGAAGGCGCTTGGGGTCGACATTGCATTGGACGATTTCGGTACGGGATACTCCTCGCTGTCCTACCTTCACGCCTTCCCCTTCGACCGGATCAAGGTCGATCGCTCCTTCGTCGCGGATCTCGGAACCAATGAGCGGTCCGATGCGATCATGCGCGCCATCGTCACCATGGCCAAAAGCCTCGGGATCCCGGTCCTGGCCGAGGGAGTGGAGACTGAGCAGCAGTGGTCATGGCTGTCCGAGCTGGGATGCGACGCGGTGCAGGGTTATCTGATCGGACGCCCGCAACCTCCGCATGCCATTTCACGCGGCGTCACGCGAGTGCAGGCGCAGAACTGA
- a CDS encoding class II aldolase/adducin family protein, producing MQQQPALLHELRRMSARVGRNILLVQGAGGNSSIKQDDLLWVKASGTWLADAEHKDIFVPVPLGAARAALAQGDERVPLAPNAGTALRASIETSLHALMPHMVVLHVHSVNTIAWAVRTDAREEFAKRLEGLAWRWIDYHHPGLPLAKVVNDTLAKDKVDVLVLGNHGLVVGAATCAAAEALVDEVERRLALTPRSAIPADEEALRSICAGTAYRLPKDPQCHSVAIDPYSRAIAISGSLYPDHVVFLGPGLPVLEQGEDLRAPASQVRADGLPHPAALLIPGLGCVVRKDASDGAEAMLSCLTLVTCRLPRTAQVRYLTHENEHALVSWDAERYRQQLTASR from the coding sequence ATGCAACAGCAACCTGCCCTGCTCCACGAGCTTCGCCGCATGTCGGCGCGCGTCGGCCGCAACATCCTTCTGGTCCAGGGCGCGGGTGGCAACTCCTCTATCAAGCAGGATGACCTGCTGTGGGTAAAGGCCTCCGGCACCTGGCTTGCGGATGCCGAGCACAAGGACATCTTCGTGCCGGTACCGCTCGGCGCGGCACGCGCGGCGCTCGCGCAAGGCGACGAACGGGTACCCCTCGCCCCCAACGCCGGCACGGCCTTGCGCGCCTCGATCGAGACCTCGCTGCACGCGCTGATGCCGCACATGGTCGTGCTGCACGTGCATTCGGTCAACACGATAGCATGGGCGGTGCGGACCGATGCGCGGGAGGAATTTGCGAAGCGACTGGAGGGATTAGCCTGGCGCTGGATCGACTATCACCATCCGGGGCTGCCGCTGGCCAAGGTCGTGAACGACACACTGGCGAAGGACAAGGTAGATGTGCTGGTCCTCGGCAATCACGGGCTGGTGGTCGGCGCCGCGACCTGCGCCGCGGCAGAGGCGCTGGTGGACGAGGTCGAGAGGCGCTTGGCGCTCACGCCGCGCAGTGCCATCCCCGCCGACGAGGAGGCGCTCCGCTCGATCTGCGCGGGCACGGCGTATCGCCTGCCAAAGGACCCGCAATGCCACAGCGTCGCTATCGACCCTTACAGCCGCGCAATTGCGATCAGCGGCTCGCTCTATCCGGACCATGTGGTCTTCCTCGGTCCGGGCTTACCCGTCCTGGAACAAGGCGAGGATCTTCGCGCCCCGGCATCGCAAGTGCGGGCGGATGGGCTGCCGCATCCGGCCGCGCTGCTCATTCCAGGCCTCGGTTGCGTCGTTCGCAAGGATGCAAGCGACGGCGCCGAGGCGATGCTGAGCTGTCTTACCCTGGTGACCTGCCGTCTGCCTCGCACAGCGCAGGTCCGCTATCTCACCCATGAAAATGAGCACGCGCTGGTGAGTTGGGATGCCGAGCGATATCGCCAGCAACTGACCGCAAGTCGCTGA
- a CDS encoding TIGR01459 family HAD-type hydrolase, with protein sequence MTVETIDIEGLGAIAGGFDHVLLDQWGTLHEGQAIFPLARDCVARLRQAGKRVIVLSNSGKRASSNAARLTALGLPPQAYDGILTSGEVTWRGLKARAQKPFAALGHTCLLIARGGDHAIVDGLDLAVVTDVGTADFILLAGLDDAVAEPDHWRARLTDASARGLPMLCANPDLAMFGASGLIPAPGALARFYETLGGRVAYVGKPHAPIFAAALERLGQPDPARVLMIGDSLDHDIAGARRSGMLTLLLRSGVHRDQTRTGPGESVRKSPGADVPMPHWTMDHLAW encoded by the coding sequence ATGACGGTCGAGACAATCGACATCGAAGGTCTCGGCGCGATCGCCGGCGGCTTCGATCATGTGCTGCTCGATCAATGGGGCACGCTGCACGAGGGACAGGCGATCTTTCCGCTGGCGCGCGACTGCGTCGCGCGGCTGCGCCAGGCCGGCAAGCGCGTCATTGTGCTGTCGAACTCCGGCAAGCGCGCCAGCAGCAATGCGGCGCGGCTTACCGCGCTCGGCCTTCCGCCGCAGGCCTATGACGGCATCCTGACCTCGGGTGAGGTCACCTGGCGTGGCCTGAAAGCGCGCGCGCAGAAGCCGTTTGCCGCGCTCGGCCACACCTGCCTGCTGATCGCACGCGGCGGCGACCATGCGATCGTCGACGGGCTCGACCTCGCTGTCGTGACCGATGTCGGGACGGCCGACTTCATCCTCCTCGCGGGTCTCGACGATGCGGTCGCAGAGCCAGACCACTGGCGCGCCCGCCTGACGGACGCCTCGGCGCGCGGACTGCCGATGCTGTGCGCAAATCCCGACCTCGCGATGTTCGGCGCCTCCGGATTGATCCCTGCGCCCGGTGCGTTGGCCCGCTTCTACGAGACGCTGGGCGGTCGTGTGGCCTATGTCGGCAAGCCGCACGCGCCGATCTTTGCAGCGGCACTCGAACGGCTGGGACAGCCGGACCCGGCGCGCGTGCTGATGATCGGCGACAGCCTCGACCATGACATTGCCGGCGCCCGCCGCTCGGGCATGCTGACACTTTTGCTCAGGTCCGGCGTGCACCGGGATCAGACACGGACCGGCCCGGGTGAATCGGTACGAAAGTCGCCCGGCGCGGATGTACCGATGCCGCACTGGACGATGGACCATCTGGCCTGGTGA
- a CDS encoding FGGY-family carbohydrate kinase — MAGVFLGIDVGTGGVRACAVDARGSMLGMESAPLPPPRQDGNAIDQDPELWWDATADAVRKLGHGLDLEAVERVCVDGTSGTLLMIDAAGRPCTPGLMYNDARAATEAARIAAVAPADSGAHGASSALAKLLYLSGRGEASQARFAVHQADWIAGRLAGHHGISDENNVLKLGYDPVTRTWPAWLDELGVSRELLPTVLVPGTPFADIAPEIASTLGLSPAARIAAGTTDGVAAFIATRADTPGDAVTSLGTTLVVKLLATAPIFAADQGVYSHRLGERWLAGGASNSGGGALLAHFTAAEMERLTPQLKPQTPTGLDYYPLPKPGERFPIADPALPARITPRPAEDHRFFQGLLEGIAGVEALAYQRLAQLGAPKLRRVVSIGGGAKNAAWTEIRRRALGVSVTVAEETEASYGAALLALRGGPP, encoded by the coding sequence TTGGCAGGCGTGTTCCTCGGTATCGACGTTGGAACCGGCGGCGTTCGCGCCTGCGCCGTCGATGCGCGCGGCAGCATGCTCGGAATGGAATCGGCGCCCCTTCCCCCGCCCCGGCAAGACGGCAACGCCATCGATCAGGATCCGGAACTCTGGTGGGATGCGACGGCGGATGCGGTCCGCAAGCTCGGCCACGGCCTCGATCTGGAGGCGGTCGAGCGCGTCTGCGTCGACGGCACGTCCGGCACCCTGCTGATGATTGATGCCGCGGGCCGGCCCTGCACGCCGGGGCTGATGTACAATGACGCGCGCGCGGCGACCGAGGCTGCCCGCATTGCGGCGGTGGCGCCGGCGGACAGCGGCGCGCACGGTGCGAGCAGCGCGTTGGCGAAGCTGCTGTATCTGTCCGGTCGCGGCGAGGCCAGCCAAGCGCGCTTTGCCGTGCATCAGGCCGACTGGATCGCCGGCCGGCTGGCCGGACATCACGGCATCAGCGACGAGAACAACGTCTTGAAGCTCGGCTACGACCCGGTGACACGCACCTGGCCGGCCTGGCTCGACGAGCTCGGCGTGTCCCGCGAGCTGCTGCCGACGGTGCTGGTGCCGGGAACACCCTTTGCGGATATCGCTCCCGAGATCGCATCCACGCTCGGCCTGTCGCCGGCAGCGCGCATCGCGGCCGGCACCACCGACGGTGTCGCCGCCTTCATCGCGACGCGCGCCGATACGCCCGGCGATGCCGTCACCTCGCTCGGGACCACGCTGGTCGTGAAGCTGCTCGCGACAGCGCCGATCTTCGCCGCCGACCAGGGCGTCTATTCGCACCGGCTCGGCGAGCGTTGGCTCGCGGGCGGCGCTTCCAATTCCGGCGGCGGAGCCCTGCTCGCCCATTTCACGGCCGCCGAGATGGAACGGCTGACGCCGCAACTCAAGCCGCAGACACCGACCGGGCTCGATTACTATCCCCTGCCCAAGCCCGGCGAGCGCTTTCCGATTGCCGATCCGGCATTGCCGGCGAGGATCACGCCACGTCCGGCGGAGGACCATCGCTTCTTCCAGGGCCTCCTCGAAGGCATCGCGGGGGTCGAAGCGCTCGCCTATCAGCGCCTCGCCCAGCTCGGGGCGCCCAAGTTGCGGCGCGTCGTCAGTATCGGTGGCGGCGCGAAGAACGCGGCCTGGACCGAGATCAGGCGGCGTGCGCTCGGCGTTTCCGTGACCGTCGCCGAAGAGACGGAGGCAAGCTACGGCGCGGCGCTATTGGCCTTGCGAGGCGGTCCGCCATGA